The genomic DNA AAGATCAAGAGAGCCTTTTTCTTCTCTTGTTAAGATCGATTCGTAAGGTTGGAAGAGGTATCCGCCGATAGGAAGACTTACTTGTATCCTTTTTTTTCTAGCCTGCAAGTAAGGTCTCCATTTGGGgtagtcgcgagaagtcacgtgCGAGGGGTACGCGAAAGGAGACGCCGCTCACTCGCGTGTCTCTCTTGGCTCGcgtggagagcttgctcgccggctactttttttcgttctattgATTTCATTAATCTTGATACCTGTACTACTTTCGAAAGGGTGTGGGTAGTGgttaaaaattaagaattcGAGGCTAGTTTTAATCAGTCAATATTGTCCCGATGCATAACTACATCAGTAAATTGATTTCAAAGGTCATAAGTGTTATTTAACGCTTTGCAAATCAAAAAAAATGTTGACCTCTCAAAAGATTCAGTAACTTCTGCGTGATCATGAAAAGAGGTCATCgattgaaaaaatagctaattACTAAATAAAGATACGAAAACTTGTTAGAATCATGTTTTTCCTAGGGGCAAACGTCCTGGGGGAGGAGGCTTCCATAGGAAAGCGGAGACTCTCGCTCAGTCTAGGGGTATAAATAAAGTGTCTTGTGTCATACACATGAGTTTCTTTGTCCTTCTGCAATTTCATTAGCGCTTACAGAGACATGTGCAGTCTTTTCCTGTTCGGGAGTCTCTTcgaagatttctttcctttctctgGTTTCTAGATCTGGCATAAATAGTCGAGTAAAAGGCAGAGTGCAGGATCCAGCAGCTATGGCAGCTCCGGCCACTAAGAAAGCGTCCTGATATGATCCAGTTTTCTCAAAAATGTACGCTAGAAGAGAACGaatatgaaagaaatgaaactgatttcaatcaaaaaacatttttaagaatgcattggaaacaaagaaaaccctgaTAGAAATGATGGTTCATATTTGTTTTGAATTACTCTTCCACTATACCACAACGTTTAGTGTATGTCTTTGGCTTTCGATGGCCACGATTGAACTCGAAAAAATTAGGCCAACTTTCTCAAATTTAACTCTCTTTGACACCCTTTAGGTTTATGGGAATGGTTACAATGCAAATAGGCGATTAAGCTACAAAGTAAAACGTACCTGCTAAAGGTGCTCCACATATTATAGGAAGAGATATAACTCCATACAAGGATCCTAAACCTTGTGGTAGCAAATTAGGTCCGACTACATCACTAGTAGTGATGgctataagcaaaacaaaacagccgTCAAACGTTCCAAAGCTAACAGCATATAATATGAGCCCAGTGTAATCTTGTACTAGCGGACATAGCGTGCATGTAACAGCCATCATCACAAAGcaaacctgaaagaaaaaagcaacATCTTTTACTATATGGTTGAACCCGCGGGCGagcaagatgaagcgaatcctgcATTCTGATTTGCTAAAGCCCGCTTGGGATTTTCCGCGTTGGTCCAGCAATTAAAAGTTCCCTTTTTGGGCGTTATCCagccgaacaagcttggtcattGCTGTATTTGCACTAATGGTGGATCAGCAGATGTCTTGAGTTGttcgttttaaaaagaaaagaaattgtaaTTTGATAGACTGGCCACAATTAACAACTACTTAACCAGTATATGAACTGATCCCGATTTGCAAACACCTTTCTTGGCTCGAAAAGGTATCTGTACTTAATTTCAGTCTCATGCGTTCATTACTAAAGTATCAAATTGTCCATTGGAAACTTTAAGCAGCAACATTCACATGGTTACATATTAGTAAGTAAAAACATCTCTTTACATACCTGTAACACGTAGAAACGATTAACTCTTGGGTGATTGAGCACAAAGCCAAAGAGAACACGTGACAGCGTAGAAGCAATGGAAAGGTAGCCTATTAGCAAAGAGGCCTTAGACTCGGGTACTCCAAGAATCTCAGCGAAATTgggctgaagaaaaaaaaatgatcagagGACCATTTCGAGGCCACCTTGAAATCAGCTAGAATTATGAAACAGCTAGTGCAAGATTAGGTTGCGTTCTCGTAAAGTCGAACGCGATTTAAGTCGAACATGATTAATTTCTACAGTTTCTAACATTTCAAGAAACCTAATAACTAGGAACTATACTTTCATTAAGCTTTCAATTGCGTTCCATAAGGGGGTGTGTGCGGGACATGAAAGCTCTTCAGTAGTAGTTCATTCTCAGGTGAAAAACGAGACCTAAAAATCCCGGCCAGATGCCATAAGCGCGAAACTACAGCAGGCTCACTGCATGTGTGTCTGCATGTAGGTATGTTGCGACGTGTGCCATATTGCTTCAGTGAATGCACTCTCTTGCCAGGAACTTTCCATTGACGAACGACTGGATCATCCAATGACAGTACCTAACGTTTAGGGTTTCGACTCTCGCTAACCCTTAAAAAGCCAGAAACAGTCTATTCATGAGATGCTGCTCGCGACTTTCGCGTGCGTTGGGACTGTATATGATGCTCGCATTTCTCGGACCATTCAAATTAATTTCACACCACACTCTTGGAATTATtcttaaaaaattacttttcctAGGTTTGGCAGTGAAAAGATTGAGTGATAAATCTTTCAGTAAATATATTTTATCTACGTTTCCTCACCAAGTGGATGAAAGGAACAAAGTAGCCAAAGAACAGTAGCGACATGGATACAACCCAAAACACGAACGGCTTTATCTTCCACACGGACAAGTCAAACAGCTTGGCTCTCTCTTTTCGGCCTATGTGGGCGCGTTTATACTTGGCAGGGAGGGGACGGTAGAGTAGAGCGCTGACAAACATGAGAAAGGCGAATCCAGAAAGAATTCTTAGCATGATTTTCCAGCCAAGGTTTGACAAGACGAGATGATAAAAGGGTCCCATTGCTATCGCTCCGATACCACTTCCACCAGTAATAATACCATTAGCTAATGCAAGATTCCTGTCAAAGTACTGACCTGTACGAACATATTATAAAATGCAATTAGAACCAAGGCCCTGATTGGGGAATTATCTTCTCTGTAAACTATTCATAGTTTAGGAAGTCCCTGAAATATAGCATGCAAAGTCAACTGAACAAAATGACATTAGCTAAGAGCCACTTTGATGACTGATGAGGATAAAAACTGTGGAATGAAAAATGTGAAAGATGTTAATCTCACCTATCACAAATGTTGTTGTAGCATAGCTTAAAGAAGAACCAAAACCCCAAACGACACTGTATGTGAAGTAGATGACGTAGACACTATTAGCAAATGACGTCATCAAGAAACCTAGGACACCTATAAGACCACCAATTGCTGCTATAAGCCGACAACCAAATCTTTCACACAAATTGCTCGCTATTGGACCGCCAAAGAAGGTTACACCAAATGCTATGGAACCAACCCAAGCTGAAACATGAAAAACCGAATACAATCAGTCGATAATAACCATCGCCTAAAATAATTTAGTGATAAATACAGTGCAAATGTCCAATATCATACAGCGTACCCctgggggggactcccatatgaaaggggcgagGAAGCACgccggaaattttgaattaaaccccgaaggagaccaatctgggcgtggcccaacctttttttgaccccttaaaaagatcattttaaactttggttagaatcgagtaaataaaacgaattgaaaatatataattttttagtatTTCTTCGGGTGGAACCCTAAAAAAGACTTTTACGGCTAATtgtgttttgcccagaacaccctaagggAGACCAAATTATGAAATTTACACACCTAAGTGAGATGACGAGCATCCCCTCCTCTTTcaatgggagtccccccccctcccccccgggcaACGTAAAGACCGACCCCAATGTCACCATTTTGGTGTAccctcttttctttttgtaagaatgttgttttttcagCCCaagctgaatattcttattcgattttaggctgaaaatattctggTATTACTGTTAAATTGTAGCCTCCGACCTTTCCGTTTTAGAGTATATTAGGGTATGAAGTGGAATTTCTGGCAATGGCAGGTCACGGTTTTTCTTCTTGGTGGTTAGTTTTGCAGTTAAGAAATAATTTCTCGGTTAAGTAAAAAACGTATGATTGTGTTGTGTTAACagattttcaacacacaaaattcaGTATCCTTTTCAGCCTTAGGTTTATTCTCATCATATTCTTaagattttgcaaatttcagcctcgatattcttataaaatgatattcttacagaaaacaaaagagtaCATACATCTGCACGTCGATGTACGGCAAATTCCTTCATTTGAGAAAGTTACATGGCATTACAACATCTAACTTTGTGGCAGAGGACAGTATCTGTTAAGAGATTACTTCATAGATTCTTATAAAATTATTCTACAATGGAGGTAACTCAAAGACGAATGGTTTTCGATTAAAAAAGTTGCCCAGGAATCAAACAGCTTTCCTCTTGTCTACTCCTTGTTGTGACTTTaaaatgctttcttttttttcagcaacCCTTAGCACAAACTTATACCTTTTCGGGCtgtttgaggaaaataattgaAAACGCAGGAACTTGGACTGAGAGCCGGGTGAATATTTGGTTATGATGCAGTATCTAGCATAATTTAATGAGGGCTTCGTTGGTCATGATACTCTATAAATAATCCCTCGATATTTGTTAAGTTCTTGTTTGGGACAAGCCAGAATGAAACAGGATGTTTGGCTCGGAAAAGAGATTATGTAAACAGGATATTACGTGGGGAACCATGCCTTAATTCACACGCACGGTTGATAAAAAGTTATGTAATCACTATCAGCTGGTTGGTCGCCTATTGAGAGGAGGGAAAGAAGGTTTCAGGTTCCCTTAAACAACACGCGTGACGCTTTGATTCCAAAGTTTTATGGATGACAGAATGTTCTGTGACAAGTTCGTGGACCTATTTTTAATATCTTCACGACTTTTTGCCCCAATACCCTACGCCGAGATCAGAATGAAAAAAACTAAAGTAACAGAAGTAGATTGTATTAGAtgaagaagggaaaaaatggATACTACAAATATTGAATTTACAATTTCCACTGAAAGAAATCAAGAATGACTTAGGATAGTTACCGGTAAATCATAATGAATAGGTAGtggaaatttcaatttttatgcaggaaatccaaagtGAGGAATTGAAAAACACAGACATTTTAACTTTAGAaccaaattctttttttataagaatggtTTTTTTCCTGTTATTCTTAGTTTTCTGCCAATTTTATTTCGAAaatattcttattattattcttaactTATATTGTATAGCTGATGacattttcgttttagaatGTATTGCATGGTATTAATTATAGTCAGTGTAggatttttcgttttgttggctagttttgccGTTCAGATAAGTGAAAAACATATAATCTTATTGCATTTCAACCCACAATATTAAATCCTTCTGAAAATCTCAGCTTCGGGTCTATGCTTATAATATTCTtgaaatttcgcaaatttcagcttcgatattcttataaaatgtATTATAAAAATAGAGTGAAAATTGAAGTCGCCTAGggtaaaagctaaaaaaattgcaattatAATAACTCACTTGTATCTGCAGGATCTGCCTTTAAATCCCTCATGAAGTAAGTGTATAAGATCCCAAAGTTGTTGTGAATACCCATGATGATAAACTGGCAAATCGCCGCTGCGATGCAAATAATCCAACCATATCCACCGTCTGGACATTCCTTTTCCGTGCAAATCTCTAGTGCCGTtatatcacgcttttttgtctcaTTTCTGGCGATGATCTTGTTCAgtagttttttcattttgcctTTAAGGGTTCGCCGCTCGGTTGATCGTTAGCCTGCTTTTACTAAAGACTCACAAGGAACCAACAGGTGTCGAAAACAAAGATAAACGTCGTTCAAATGCGCTCAGAGAGATATCATGAACGATGGTATGCTTAACATGAAATAAAGCCGTTAAAAAGCCTTGATCGTAACAAATTTGAGACGAGTATCAATAGCGCGCACCTCGTGGAAAAGTGGTGTGAAAAGTGGTGTGAAAAGTATTAATAAATAGTGATTGCAAGGAAAAAAAGCTGATTGGACAATGAAAGTGATGATCATGCTAATTTCTCATGTGGAGAGTCAGAGGTGACCCTTCAACAATACACAGCTGACCAATAAATGTACGCTATcagtaagaacaaaaaaaaacaacaacaacgaaacaaCTATTTCAAGCACCCATCACCCATCGGCATGAGGAAATTCGCTATCAGTTGTGGAATTCTTGCCCGGTTTCCTTTCTcacattattttcaatatttttttccctaaaaactTCCAACGATGGTGCCTCTATTGTATTTATATCATAATATTAGATATCaaactttttaatattttgccaTCTTCAACTTGATGTCGTGGCAAATATCTTCACTTCATGAAGAATCGCATTAAATGACGTGAAACG from Porites lutea chromosome 6, jaPorLute2.1, whole genome shotgun sequence includes the following:
- the LOC140942208 gene encoding monocarboxylate transporter 10-like; this encodes MKKLLNKIIARNETKKRDITALEICTEKECPDGGYGWIICIAAAICQFIIMGIHNNFGILYTYFMRDLKADPADTTWVGSIAFGVTFFGGPIASNLCERFGCRLIAAIGGLIGVLGFLMTSFANSVYVIYFTYSVVWGFGSSLSYATTTFVIGQYFDRNLALANGIITGGSGIGAIAMGPFYHLVLSNLGWKIMLRILSGFAFLMFVSALLYRPLPAKYKRAHIGRKERAKLFDLSVWKIKPFVFWVVSMSLLFFGYFVPFIHLPNFAEILGVPESKASLLIGYLSIASTLSRVLFGFVLNHPRVNRFYVLQFPMDNLIL